The following coding sequences lie in one Oryza brachyantha chromosome 10, ObraRS2, whole genome shotgun sequence genomic window:
- the LOC102720361 gene encoding protein YABBY 3-like, whose protein sequence is MSSSSSSSASSAASAAFRPAVRREEQQVDEKFPAAAAAMQELVAPPAEQEQLCYVHCHYCDTVLVVSVPSSSLFKTVTVRCGHCSSLLTVNMRGLLLPTTPTSAAATVAAATAPPPPPPPPAASAKHFPHSLNLAPTGNHHSLLDEISSANATSSQLLLEQHGLGCLMASAAAGCRNNNAPALRPPPPPPQPVPAPATKGAKEPSPRTNTAVNRPPEKRQRVPSAYNRFIKDEIQRIKAGNPDISHREAFSAAAKNWAHFPHIHFGLMPDHQGLKKASLLPQDHQRKDGLLKDGLYAAAANMGVAPY, encoded by the exons atgtcgtcgtcgtcctcgtcgtcggcgtcctcGGCGGCGTCAGCGGCGTTCCGGCCGGCGGTGCGGCGGGAGGAGCAGCAGGTGGACGAGAAattcccggcggcggcggcggcgatgcaggagctggtggcgccgccggccgagcagGAGCAGCTCTGCTACGTGCACTGCCACTACTGCGACACCGTGCTCGTC GTGAGCGTGCCGAGCAGCAGTCTGTTCAAGACGGTGACGGTGCGGTGCGGCCACTGCAGCAGCCTGCTCACCGTCAACATGAGggggctcctcctccccaccacGCCGACGAGCGCCGctgccaccgtcgccgccgccaccgcgccaccacctccacccccgccgccggccgcctcggccAAGCACTTCCCCCACTCTCTCAACCTCGCGCCCACCGGCAACCACCACTCCCTCCTG gacGAGATATCGAGCGCGAACGCCACGAGCAGCCAGCTGCTGCTGGAGCAGCACGGCCTCGGCTGCCTGATGGCGAGTGCAGCAGCAGGCTGCAGGAACAACAACGCCCCGGcgctgcggccgccgccaccgccaccgcagccggtgccggcgccggcgacgaaaGGGGCGAAAGAGCCGTCCCCCCGGACGAACACCGCCGTCAACAGAC CTCCGGAGAAGAGGCAGCGCGTGCCGTCGGCGTACAACCGCTTCATCAA GGACGAAATCCAACGCATCAAGGCTGGCAATCCCGACATCTCGCACAGGGAGGCCTTCAGCGCGGCTGCCAAGAAC TGGGCACACTTTCCACACATCCACTTTGGGCTCATGCCGGATCACCAGGGGCTCAAGAAGGCCAGCCTGCTTCCTCAG GATCATCAGAGAAAGGATGGGCTACTAAAGGACGGGCTCTACGCAGCGGCGGCCAACATGGGTGTTGCACCGTACTGA